Within Saccharomycodes ludwigii strain NBRC 1722 chromosome IV, whole genome shotgun sequence, the genomic segment GATAgatttaaagataaaagcAACAACATTAACAGAAACGATTCGTTAACACCTTTTTCGTCAGCCTCATcaaattcttcttctgtAATAGATGTAATTAATCAGGAAGCTTGTAGTGGTGATTTTGGAGGTTCTTTAAGTTTAACTGAGCACttaaatttcaaaaaaaaaagttttccTAGAGCTACCGATAACAACAACTGTAATGAGAATTCTGAGAATAGTGTTTATGATATAAGCAAAATATGGTCTTATAGCAATGATTTGgaaacaaaattattaaacgAAACAATAAGTAATCAGTTGAACACGATTCatagaataaataataatactggcAAACAGAAGTTGTATCATTAtcttaaaaatgaaagttTAAATCTTTCAAATAAGGCTATGCGGGAAAAATCCAATGGTCCTGATACTAACGATAGCGGTACCACTGCTACCACTAATACAATCccattaaatttaaatataccAAATGACGAGGCTGACAAAAATACAGATGCTTGTTTTGAGAATGATATTAGCAGAGATCCCGATAGTGTAGTAGATACCTCCATGGCTGTCCCCAATGAAACAAGATTTAATACAGAAACCAATGATATTATAGATTTTCAACgaaaattaaacaatattAGAATAAATGGCGAGCAGCAGCAAAGGTTACCCTTTTTGCCAAATGATTCAAACATTAGTGATGACAATAACACGGATGgctttttttccaataactATAAAAAACATCAGCAGAATTTGAGAAAAATCattagtaacaataaaaactttCCGAATTATATAAGTAGTAATATACTGTTATTGAATATGTCTGAATTGCTAACAAGTTTGCAACCATTAGAAAACGAAAAGCTAAAGAAGTTAATTATTCAGGGGAGATTGAAATCAGAGGAACTATGGGTATTTTCTGAGTATGAACAATTTGATATTTAAGTTAAGTAGAATTGttatctttatatatagtaTATTTGAGGTTGAGACAGACAATAAATgctttcattaatttttctcttttattgtaacaaaaaaaaaaaaaaaaaaaaaaaaaaaaaaaaaaaagggaaaataGAATACGGATTTAAGAAtactaaaaaagaaacgcACTAACAAAAGCcgtaaaaaaagaaaaacaattgtTTTGCCgcatccaaaaaaaaaaaaaaatactgttGTTTCGTCTTGTTTCCGGGTATCAATTGACGTAACaggaaaaatataaaaggtggtaatttttttttttttttttttttttttttccttttttaacGTCTTTATAATATGTCTGCTTCGTCCTTACacatataattaatatacaATTGATATACCTCTCCTTAGACAACAACCATAAcgacaaataataaataaaaagaaaaattaatgaacAAGAACCTGAGTAGTATTACATATGCCATTAACCAATATCTATAAGacgtcaaaaaaaataaatttagaaTTTCTAGCCTCTGCTTCTGGATTTTGCTCtattaaaatgaaaaatctgattattgaaaacaatGATAGGATAACTGTCCCCgacataaataaaaaagatgacGACGATACTTGTACTCCAAAATCTACTCCTGAAATAGCCAGTAATTCCTCCACCTTTAAAGATCCAATACAAGAAATCAAGGATGAACAAGATTTTATGGAAAACTGTTTAGGTCTAGGCTCGGTTATTGCAAGAATTAACGGTACATCTAATGGCACATTATATTACAATGATCCCGATGATTTGATTGGAAATAAAAGCTATAATATGTATTGTATTATGGAGAGTGATAACTCATTGAGAATTGATTTCCTACCGGTAAACCCAAGCACTTTCGATATTAAACCTACTATTCCATTAAGCCATCCAGATAGTGGCACTATTAGTCACGCCTCGAACACATCAGACGCTTCTACATATTCCAGTAATACTGgtggtttaaaaaatgatggTAAAAAATATCCCGATGGGGTTTTACCTGAAGATGAAACTTATGTGGTTCCAAAGATTATTTATAGGGGCAGTTTCCCCGAAATGTACCTAGAAAAAGTCGAACCCTTTATTGGtgcttttttgtttgttaatTTATTGGATTATGCCGATGATTAACTCCCCCCTCCCCCCCCCACTCATTGTTTTTacaaatttgtttttttggtcCATTCTAAAATTCtgtattatatataatgcattttatttttatttttcctgATCTTTTTACTTACCAAATCTTCCCtgtaaaagttttaaatttttttttgacaatTGTAATAGATAAAATACACTCTTTATTGCTAAAGGAATAGAAtagatttaaataaaccatgtgatttttatatatgtatatatatatatatatagactTGCAACGTTAATAGATACACAGCCAGTTGTCTTTAATTCtattgaaaatagaaaataataaaatttgcaGTTTTTTTGGACAacttattattgttttttttccccctccttcttttttcttcgaTTTATCTAAAGTTATCAAAACTAAATGTCTTTGCTAAATTAAGGCCAAATAAacttattaaatatataacaataCCAACCAAAGAGGGCAATAGAATAaaatctatattttttaaaaatggtaattGGCTATACCCATagaaagataaaataaaataatgacaAAAGGAGATCGCATATAATGTATTACCTATAAACAACCCAATCCATTTATGCAAATTTATTACTGGTAAAAGTataaattgtaaaaaatataacagGACCCAAACAATTAGAAAAGAATCACAATGGATATCAAAACAATATGCCCATTCAACCTTCATATTTCTAGAagatttgaatttaaaaaagttccTATTTAAAATGGCCCAAAATATAGTGGCAACAGTAAAGccaaatagaaaaaaatccaCTATAATCATGtttatcatcatttttaGCCCTCCCATAAAACTATGTCCATAAAAAATGGACCAAACAATGGAAGTTgctgttaataataatatctgcaaaatgaaaaatgacGGATCGTCTCTAGCCCATCTGTTTTTAGTTTGtctttgataataaaaagatcTAAATGCCTTTCTCGGATGGAATATTAAATTGATCATTTCCCACATTGCGGTTTCAAAATCTAAGTTTTTAGGATTTTTGAATAACCTTCGTAAAACTAATGGTAAtgactttttatttgaaattgcTACATCTTGTAGATCATTTAGCGTTCTGGGTAATCCCCTAGTGACTCCCATGGTTTTATCTTtccttattattattttccgggtttttttgtcttttttacCACTGATTCAGTTTTAAAAGTTGAGAAATCTAATagtcttaaaaaaaaaaaaaaaaaaaaaaaaaaggaaagtaaaaatttaaccaaaataaaagataatcactaattattttaacaacaaataaaacgtaaacaaatttaatttgcttttccttttcctaaataatttgaaatCCGGACAAACCCgttttttggaaataacGGACATCTGGATTAACTAATGAAAAATGCTAGTTTCCGAATGTTCAAATCACAGATacataaaaacaaaattaaaagatctAAAAACCAATTTCAAAGCAACTAAAAACTTATTGCTACAATTATGgcttattatcattattatacaaATTACAtactaaaaacaatatatatatattatttttttttttaaacttaaTCTAAATATCTATCGAACGGCTCGCCCAATATGCTTTCTACCACTTTGACTAATCCGGTCCTTACTTCGTATTCAACTTgctcatcatcatcttccaACAATTCAGCAATGATAGGAACCAATTGTGGCAGCAAAACTAACCAACTTTCACCAACTTTAGAATAGATTAATTTAAATGTTCTCACAGACCATAACTTTTCGGTAGATTTACATGTAGCTTTCATATGTTGaatcaataatttattCATGATTTTATTGTGATCATCAGAGCCACTATTATTAGAGGCTAGAGAACCTATAGCTTTAACCAAGTATTTACCTATACTGTTTTCAATGTTGCCTAGTTGATCAACCAATGGTTCAACAATTAATTC encodes:
- the GMH1 gene encoding Gmh1p (similar to Saccharomyces cerevisiae YKR030W | GMH1 | Gea1-6 Membrane-associated High-copy suppressor), with the translated sequence MGVTRGLPRTLNDLQDVAISNKKSLPLVLRRLFKNPKNLDFETAMWEMINLIFHPRKAFRSFYYQRQTKNRWARDDPSFFILQILLLTATSIVWSIFYGHSFMGGLKMMINMIIVDFFLFGFTVATIFWAILNRNFFKFKSSRNMKVEWAYCFDIHCDSFLIVWVLLYFLQFILLPVINLHKWIGLFIGNTLYAISFCHYFILSFYGYSQLPFLKNIDFILLPSLVGIVIYLISLFGLNLAKTFSFDNFR